Genomic window (Bacillus pumilus):
CATAAAAACGAACAAAAAAATGAAGGTACCTCCTGTAGAAAAGAGGTACCTTTCTGATTGAAAAAAGGAGGGTCCTGTCTTGGATGAACAATTACCGATCACACGGCGGCAATTTCATATATTACTCAATCAGATTCAAATGACAGATGATGACCTCAGTCGTTACTTTGAAGAAGGTGAAATCGTCAAATTGACGGTTCATAAGGCGACAAAAACGTGGCATTTCCTGTTTAAATTTAAGGCGCTTCTGCCTTATAAGGTATATGCGATGTTTCTCAGCAGGCTGACAAATGCATTTTCTCATATTGCACAAGTCACTTGTACGATTGAAGTCAATGATCCAAATATATCTGAAGAGCTCGTTCAATCGTATTGGTCACATTGTGTGGAAGAGCTTCAAGGAATTTCTCCTCCAATCATCAGCTTGCTTCAGCAGCAAAAACCATCGCTGTCTGGACATAAAATCATCATCAAAACGAAAAGCGAAACAGAGGCTTTGGCCATCAAGAAGAAGTACAGCCCGATGCTTCAGGCAGCTTTTAAACAAGTGGGCTTTCCAGAGCTGCAATTCGATACAGAAATTTTTGTATCAGATCAAGAGATTCAGAAGTTTAGAGAACAAAAGCTCGCTGAGGATCAAGAAAGAGCGATGCAAGCCCTCACTGAAATGGAGAAGAAAGAAAGTGAGGATCAGGAGGAAGGTCCGTCTGGCCCGCTTATGATTGGCTATCAAATTAAAGACAATGAAGAAATTCGTACGCTTGATAGTATTATGGATGAGGAAAGAAGAATTACAGTTCAAGGCTACGTATTCGATGCAGAAACGCGTGAGCTGAAAAGCGGCAGAACGCTGTGTATCTTTAAGATTACAGATTATACAAACAGTATTTTAATTAAAATGTTTGCAAGAGAAAAAGAAGATGCACAGCTGATGAAATCATTGAAAAAAGGCATGTGGGTCAAAGCAAGAGGAAGCATTCAAAACGATACGTTTGTTAGAGATCTTGTCATGATTGCCAATGACGTCAATGAAATGAAACCTCAGCTGAAAGAAGATACGGCACCAGAGGGTAAAAAGCGTGTCGAACTTCATTTGCATTCCCCAATGAGTCAAATGGATGCTGTCACAGGGATCGGCAGACTGGTCGAACAAGCAAAAAAATGGGGACATGAAGCGATTGCCCTGACGGATCATGCAGTTGTCCAATCATTTCCAGATGCGTATGCAGCAAGTAAAAAGCATGGCATCAAAATGATGTATGGAGTGGAAATCAATTTAGTGGACGACGGGGTACCGATTGCCTATAACCCAGAGCATCGTTTGTTAGATGATGCGACGTATGTCGTTTTTGACGTAGAGACAACTGGACTTTCAGCGGTTTATGACACGATCATTGAGCTGGCAGCAGTGAAAATCAAAGACGGAGAAATCATTGACCGTTTTGAGGCATTTGCAAATCCTCACCACCCACTATCCGCGACAACGATCGAATTAACGGGTATTACCGATGATATGGTTAGAGATGCACCAGATGTCGTTGATGTCGTGCGGGATTTCAAAGAATGGATTGGACAAGATATTCTTGTTGCGCATAATGCAAGCTTTGATATGGGCTTTTTAAATACAGCGTATAAGCGCCTGTTAAAAACAGATAAAGCGTCAAATCCTGTGATTGATACACTTGAACTCGGCAGATTCCTTTACCCTGAATTTAAAAACCACCGGTTGAACACACTTTGTAAAAAGTTCGATATTGAACTAACGCAGCATCACCGGGCCATTTACGACGCAGAGGCGACAGGCTACCTCATGCTGAAAATGCTAAAAGATGCGGCTGAAAAAGAGATTGCCTATCACGATCAGTTGAATGAAAACATGGGTCAGTCCAATGCGTTCCAGCGTTCTCGTCCTTACCATGCCATTTTGATCGCACAAAATGAGACCGGTCTGAAGAATTTATTCAAGCTTGTTTCCCTTTCTCATATTCATTATTTCTACCGGGTTCCGCGCATTCCGCGCTCACAGCTTGAGAAATATCGAGAAGGTCTAATTGTCGGGTCTGCCTGTGATAAGGGTGAGGTCTTTGAAGGAATGATGCAAAAATCACCTGATGAGGTGGAAGACATTGCAGCATTTTATGACTATTTAGAAGTTCATCCGCCAGAAGTGTATCAACATCTGCTTCAGCTTGAACTGGTCCGAGATGAACGTGCGTTAAAAGAAATCATCACAAATATTGTAAAGCTTGGCGAAAAGCTGAATAAGCCAGTCGTCGCAACTGGAAATGTGCATTACCTGCATCCAGAAGACAAAATTTATCGTAAAATCTTAATTTCATCACAGGGTGGAGCGAATCCGCTAAACCGTCATGAACTGCCAAAAGTTCATTTTAGAACGACCGATGAAATGCTTGAAGCGTTCTCCTTCCTAGGAGACGAAAAAGCGAAAGAGATTGTCGTGGCGAATACGAAAAAAGTATCTGAGATGGTCGAAAGCATTAAACCAATTAAAGATGATCTTTACACACCAAAAATTGAAGGTGCAGATGAAGAAATACGGGAAATGAGCTATCAAATGGCGCGCAGCATCTACGGAGATGATTTGCCGAAAATCGTAGAAGACCGTATTGAGAAAGAATTAAAAAGTATTATCGGCCATGGGTTCGCCGTTATTTACTTAATCTCTCATAAACTTGTAAAGAAATCTCTTGATGATGGATATCTTGTTGGTTCAAGGGGATCTGTCGGCTCATCTCTTGTTGCAACATTAACAGAGATTACGGAAGTGAACCCGCTCGCCCCGCATTATGTATGTCCAAGCTGTAAGCATTCGGAGTTCTTTAATGACGGATCTGTTGGTTCAGGCTTTGACCTTCCTGACAAAAACTGTCCAGAATGTGGTACACCGTATAAAAAAGACGGACATGATATTCCCTTTGAAACGTTCTTAGGTTTTAAAGGAGACAAAGTCCCTGATATCGACTTGAACTTCTCAGGTGAATATCAGCCGATTGCCCATAACTATACGAAAGAGCTGTTCGGAGAAGAGTATGTTTACCGAGCGGGTACAATTGGTACAGTTGCAGAAAAAACAGCATATGGTTACGTGAAAGGCTACGCAGGAGATCATAATCTTCATATGAGAGGTGCAGAAATCGACCGGCTTGTTCAAGGCTGTACAGGGGTCAAACGGACAACGGGCCAGCATCCAGGTGGTATTATCGTAGTACCGGAGTATATGGACATTTACGATTTCTCACCTATTCAATATCCAGCAGATGCGACAGGTTCTGATTGGAAAACGACGCATTTTGATTTCCATTCCATCCATGACAACTTGCTCAAGCTGGATATACTGGGGCACGATGATCCAACGGTTATTCGGATGCTTCAGGATTTAAGCGGAATCGATCCAAAAACAATTCCAACAGACGATCCTGAAGTGATGAAAATTTTCCAAGGAACAGAGCCTCTAGGTGTAACAGAAGAGCAAATTGGTTGTAAAACAGGGACACTCGGTATTCCAGAGTTTGGGACAAGGTTCGTTCGACAGATGCTTGAGGATACAAAACCAACGACCTTCTCAGAGCTCGTGCAGATCTCTGGACTTTCACACGGAACGGATGTATGGCTCGGCAACGCGCAAGAGCTCATTCATAATAAAACGTGTGAACTCAGTGAAGTGATTGGGTGTCGTGACGATATTATGGTCTATCTCATCTATCAGGGCCTAGAGCCGTCACTTGCCTTTAAAATCATGGAATCTGTACGTAAAGGGAAGGGACTTCCTCCTGAATGGGAAGAAGAAATGAAGAATAATAACGTACCGAACTGGTATATTGATTCATGTAAAAAGATCAAATACATGTTCCCTAAGGCCCACGCGGCTGCATACGTATTAATGGCGGTACGGATTGCCTACTTTAAGGTGCACCATGCACTTCTTTACTACGCAGCGTACTTTACTGTTCGTGCAGATGATTTTGATATCGAAACAATGACAAAAGGATCGAATGCGATTCGAGCGGTCATGGACGATATTCACTCAAAAGGTCTAGATGCATCACCAAAAGAAAAGAACCTATTAACTGTACTAGAGCTTGCACTTGAAATGTGTGAAAGAGGCTATCATTTCAAAAAAGTGGACCTCTACCGGTCAAGTGCAACAGAGTTTATCATTGATGGAGACGGATTAATTCCGCCATTCAACTCGATCCCTGGACTCGGAACGAACGTTGCATTAAATATTGTTCGCGCACGTCAAGACGGGGAGTTCCTTTCAAAAGAGGATTTACAAAAACGCGGAAAAGTGTCGAAAACGATCTTAGAATATTTAGATCGTCAAGGCTGCTTAGAAGCACTTCCTGATCAAAACCAGCTTTCTTTGTTTTAATTGATGAAGAGCGCCCTTAAATGGGCGTTCTTTTTTTAGAAACAATAATATTATTATGTAAACTAATAAAGAATTTCATTCCAATTGGAATTATTTTCTTGCTCCTTCATATATCTTGATTTAGCGTGATGTTTTAAGAGAAGAGATTGTATGTCATTCTTTCTACCCAAATAGAGCGAAAAAGAGAATTTCACCGTCTGAAATGTTGTGAAGCGACATATGATCATTCTGGGTACAGTCACCAAAAGAATCAAGAGAAAAAACATTCGATGAGCGCACAGCTGATTGCTGTTTACTATGCTTATTTTTGAAACTTATTTGATTCTTTTCAAAACTGTTCAAATCACGTGCTGAGTAAGAGGAGGTGGCTTATCTATTTATCAATGTTTGACTAAAAAGAAGAGGTGAGTAATAGAGACATGGCATCTTATAACTATGTAGAGGTTCTTCAAAAATCTCTGTTGTTTTATGAAGCACAGCGGTCTGGAAAGCTTCCCAAAAGCAACCGTCTCAACTGGCGAGGAGATTCTGGACTAGAGGACGGGAAGGATGTAGGTCATGATTTAACTGGCGGCTGGTATGATGCGGGTGATCATGTGAAATTTGGCCTTCCGATGGCGTACTCAGCAGCTGTTCTTGCTTGGACAGTATATGAATACCGAGAAGCGTATGAAGAGGCAGAACTGCTTGATGACATCTTAGATCAAATCAAGTGGGCAACGGATTATTTCTTAAAAGCACATACAGGTCCGAACGAGTTTTGGGCACAAGTAGGTGATGGAAACGCAGATCATGCTTGGTGGGGACCGGCAGAAGTAATGCCGATGAGCCGGCCAGCTTTTAAAATTGATGAAAATTGTCCGGGAACAGAAGTGGCCGCCCAAACTGCGGCAGCTTTAGCAGCGGGTTCTATCATTTTTAAAGAGACAGATGCCCCTTATGCAGCAAAGCTTCTGACGCATGCGAAACAGCTTTATGCATTTGCTGACAGGTACCGCGGCGAGTATACAGATTGTGTCACAAATGCTCAGCCGTTTTACAACTCCTGGAGCGGCTATATTGACGAGCTTATTTGGGGCGGCATTTGGCTGTACTTGGCGACAAATGAAGAGACTTATTTAAATCAAGCATTAAAAGCAGTAGAGGAATGGCCAAAGGATTGGGATTATACGTTTACCATGTCATGGGACAATACTTTTTTTGCTTCACAAATCTTACTTGCAAGAATTACGAAGGAAAATCGATTTATACAATCGACAGAGCGTAATCTCGATTACTGGACGACGGGTTTTGTTCAAAATGGAAAGGTTGAAAGAATCACTTATACGCCTGGCGGATTGGCATGGCTTGATCAATGGGGATCGCTTCGTTATACAGCAAATGCGGCATTTTTAGCCTTTGTTTATGCTGATTGGGTGTCAGACGAAGAAAAAAAGAATCGTTACCAAACGTTTGCAATCAAGCAAACTCACTATATGCTAGGTGATAATCCGCTTAATAGAAGCTATGTCGTTGGGTTTGGCCAGAACCCGCCGAAGCATCCACACCACCGAACTGCACATGGCTCATGGTCTAACCAGCTGACAAATCCTCCGAATCACCGGCACACTCTTTATGGGGCGCTTGTTGGTGGGCCTAATGCACAGGATCAATATGACGATGATATCTCTGATTATGTATCAAACGAGGTGGCGACGGATTATAATGCCGCCTTTACAGGAAATATAGCCAAAATGGTGCAGCTATTTGGAAAGGGGCAATCAAAGCTGCCCAATTTCCCGCCTAAAGAACAAGCAGAGGATGAGTTTTTTGTAGAGGCAGCCGTGATGAATAACGATGCAGCATCCACTCAGGTGAAGGCGGTACTATACAATCGATCCGGATGGCCGGCTAGAAGCAGCCAAACGCTTTCCTTTAGATATTACGTCAATCTGAGCGAGGTCTTTGCAAAGGGATTGACTGAAAAAGATATTCAAGTGACGGCTGCCTACAATGAAGGCGCTTCCTTATCTCCACTGAAGGTATATGACGCCTCAGCCCACGTCTATTTTGCAGAAATCGATTTTACGGGCGTAGCGATTTTTCCTGGAGGAGAATCAGAGCATAAAAAAGAAATCCAGTTTCGATTATCCGCGCCAAATGGGTCGAATATATGGGATGCCTCAAATGATTATTCCTTTCAAGGGTTAACATCCAATATGCAAAAAACCACGAGAATACCCGTCTTTGATGATGGTGCTTTAGTATTTGGTACGCTTCCAGATAAATAAAATGAAAGATTCATTGAAAGGGTGAAGGACTTGTCAAACAAAGAACGCTTTTTAACGCTTTATCATCAAATCAAAAGTGATGCGAATGGATATTTTTCTCCAGAAGGAATTCCGTATCATTCAATTGAGACGCTCATTTGTGAAGCGCCTGATTATGGACATATGACGACATCAGAAGCTTATAGCTATTGGTTGTGGCTAGAGGTGTTGTACGGACATTACACAGGGGATTGGAGCAAATTAGAGGCTGCTTGGGACAATATGGAGAAGTACATCATCCCAGTCAATGAAGATGGGCGTGATGAGCAGCCGCATATGAACGCTTATAATCCATCTAGCCCAGCCACATACGCAGCAGAAAAACCATTTCCGGATCAATATCCGAGCCAGCTGAGCGGGGCTCGTGCTGCGGGTCAAGACCCGATTGATGGTGAATTGAAGTCAACCTATGGAACGAATGAAACGTATTTAATGCACTGGCTTCTCGATGTTGATAACTGGTACGGGTATGGAAACTTGCTCAACCCATCACATAAAGCCGCATATGTGAACACGTTCCAGCGAGGGCCGCAGGAATCTGTATGGGAGGCGATCCCGCATCCATCCCAAGATGATCAATCTTTTGGGAAGCCGAATGAAGGCTTTATGAGTTTGTTCACAAAAGAAAATCAAGCACCGGCTGCTCAGTGGCGCTATACCAATGCGACGGATGCTGATGCGCGTGCAATACAAGCGATGTATTGGGCAAAGGAACTCGGCTATAATCAGCCAGCCTATCTTAATAAAGCGAAAAAAATGGGGGATTTTCTCCGTTATGGTATGTATGATAAGTATTTTCAGACGATTGGAAGTGGCAAACAGGGGAATCCGTACCCTGGAAACGGAAAAGGAGCCTGTCATTTCTTAATGGCGTGGTATACCTCTTGGGGCGGAGGACTTGGCGATTATGCAAACTGGTCGTGGCGTATTGGAGCCAGCCATTGTCACCAAGGATATCAAAACCCTGTCGCCGCTTATGCGTTATCCACAGATAAAGGAGGCTTAAAGCCATCTTCAGCGACTGGTGCAAGCGATTGGGAAAAAACATTAAAGAGACAGCTTGAATTTTATGTATGGCTGCAATCTAAAGAAGGAGCGATTGCAGGAGGCGCAACGAATAGCTGGAATGGAGACTATAGTGCTTATCCGGCAGGAAGAAGTACTTTTTACGATATGGCATATGAGGATGCACCTGTTTATCTTGACCCGCCTTCTAATAACTGGTTCGGAATGCAGGCATGGCCGATGGAGCGCGTAGCAGAGCTTTATTATATTTTTGTGAAAGATGGAGATAAAACGTCTGAAAATGTCCAAATGGCCAAATCTTGTATCACAAAATGGGTGAACTATGCACTCGATTACATTTTTATCGGCAGCCGTCCTGTGTCGGATGAAGAGGGTTATTTCCTAGATGACCAAGGACGAAGAATTCTAGGGGGAACAAATGCTACTGTGGCTACAACGA
Coding sequences:
- a CDS encoding PolC-type DNA polymerase III, encoding MTDDDLSRYFEEGEIVKLTVHKATKTWHFLFKFKALLPYKVYAMFLSRLTNAFSHIAQVTCTIEVNDPNISEELVQSYWSHCVEELQGISPPIISLLQQQKPSLSGHKIIIKTKSETEALAIKKKYSPMLQAAFKQVGFPELQFDTEIFVSDQEIQKFREQKLAEDQERAMQALTEMEKKESEDQEEGPSGPLMIGYQIKDNEEIRTLDSIMDEERRITVQGYVFDAETRELKSGRTLCIFKITDYTNSILIKMFAREKEDAQLMKSLKKGMWVKARGSIQNDTFVRDLVMIANDVNEMKPQLKEDTAPEGKKRVELHLHSPMSQMDAVTGIGRLVEQAKKWGHEAIALTDHAVVQSFPDAYAASKKHGIKMMYGVEINLVDDGVPIAYNPEHRLLDDATYVVFDVETTGLSAVYDTIIELAAVKIKDGEIIDRFEAFANPHHPLSATTIELTGITDDMVRDAPDVVDVVRDFKEWIGQDILVAHNASFDMGFLNTAYKRLLKTDKASNPVIDTLELGRFLYPEFKNHRLNTLCKKFDIELTQHHRAIYDAEATGYLMLKMLKDAAEKEIAYHDQLNENMGQSNAFQRSRPYHAILIAQNETGLKNLFKLVSLSHIHYFYRVPRIPRSQLEKYREGLIVGSACDKGEVFEGMMQKSPDEVEDIAAFYDYLEVHPPEVYQHLLQLELVRDERALKEIITNIVKLGEKLNKPVVATGNVHYLHPEDKIYRKILISSQGGANPLNRHELPKVHFRTTDEMLEAFSFLGDEKAKEIVVANTKKVSEMVESIKPIKDDLYTPKIEGADEEIREMSYQMARSIYGDDLPKIVEDRIEKELKSIIGHGFAVIYLISHKLVKKSLDDGYLVGSRGSVGSSLVATLTEITEVNPLAPHYVCPSCKHSEFFNDGSVGSGFDLPDKNCPECGTPYKKDGHDIPFETFLGFKGDKVPDIDLNFSGEYQPIAHNYTKELFGEEYVYRAGTIGTVAEKTAYGYVKGYAGDHNLHMRGAEIDRLVQGCTGVKRTTGQHPGGIIVVPEYMDIYDFSPIQYPADATGSDWKTTHFDFHSIHDNLLKLDILGHDDPTVIRMLQDLSGIDPKTIPTDDPEVMKIFQGTEPLGVTEEQIGCKTGTLGIPEFGTRFVRQMLEDTKPTTFSELVQISGLSHGTDVWLGNAQELIHNKTCELSEVIGCRDDIMVYLIYQGLEPSLAFKIMESVRKGKGLPPEWEEEMKNNNVPNWYIDSCKKIKYMFPKAHAAAYVLMAVRIAYFKVHHALLYYAAYFTVRADDFDIETMTKGSNAIRAVMDDIHSKGLDASPKEKNLLTVLELALEMCERGYHFKKVDLYRSSATEFIIDGDGLIPPFNSIPGLGTNVALNIVRARQDGEFLSKEDLQKRGKVSKTILEYLDRQGCLEALPDQNQLSLF
- a CDS encoding glycoside hydrolase family 9 protein, which produces MASYNYVEVLQKSLLFYEAQRSGKLPKSNRLNWRGDSGLEDGKDVGHDLTGGWYDAGDHVKFGLPMAYSAAVLAWTVYEYREAYEEAELLDDILDQIKWATDYFLKAHTGPNEFWAQVGDGNADHAWWGPAEVMPMSRPAFKIDENCPGTEVAAQTAAALAAGSIIFKETDAPYAAKLLTHAKQLYAFADRYRGEYTDCVTNAQPFYNSWSGYIDELIWGGIWLYLATNEETYLNQALKAVEEWPKDWDYTFTMSWDNTFFASQILLARITKENRFIQSTERNLDYWTTGFVQNGKVERITYTPGGLAWLDQWGSLRYTANAAFLAFVYADWVSDEEKKNRYQTFAIKQTHYMLGDNPLNRSYVVGFGQNPPKHPHHRTAHGSWSNQLTNPPNHRHTLYGALVGGPNAQDQYDDDISDYVSNEVATDYNAAFTGNIAKMVQLFGKGQSKLPNFPPKEQAEDEFFVEAAVMNNDAASTQVKAVLYNRSGWPARSSQTLSFRYYVNLSEVFAKGLTEKDIQVTAAYNEGASLSPLKVYDASAHVYFAEIDFTGVAIFPGGESEHKKEIQFRLSAPNGSNIWDASNDYSFQGLTSNMQKTTRIPVFDDGALVFGTLPDK
- a CDS encoding glycoside hydrolase family 48 protein, which translates into the protein MSNKERFLTLYHQIKSDANGYFSPEGIPYHSIETLICEAPDYGHMTTSEAYSYWLWLEVLYGHYTGDWSKLEAAWDNMEKYIIPVNEDGRDEQPHMNAYNPSSPATYAAEKPFPDQYPSQLSGARAAGQDPIDGELKSTYGTNETYLMHWLLDVDNWYGYGNLLNPSHKAAYVNTFQRGPQESVWEAIPHPSQDDQSFGKPNEGFMSLFTKENQAPAAQWRYTNATDADARAIQAMYWAKELGYNQPAYLNKAKKMGDFLRYGMYDKYFQTIGSGKQGNPYPGNGKGACHFLMAWYTSWGGGLGDYANWSWRIGASHCHQGYQNPVAAYALSTDKGGLKPSSATGASDWEKTLKRQLEFYVWLQSKEGAIAGGATNSWNGDYSAYPAGRSTFYDMAYEDAPVYLDPPSNNWFGMQAWPMERVAELYYIFVKDGDKTSENVQMAKSCITKWVNYALDYIFIGSRPVSDEEGYFLDDQGRRILGGTNATVATTSAPGEFWLPGNIAWSGQPDTWNGFQSATGNPNLTAVTKDPTQDTGVLGSLVKALTFFAAATKLETGDYTALGVRAKDAAAQLLEVAWNYNDGVGIVTEEDREDYDRFFKKEVYFPNGWNGTFGQGNQIPGSSTTPSDPQRGGNGVYASFADLRPNIKQDPAWSSLESKYQSSFNEATGKWENGAPVFTYHRFWSQVDMATAYAEYHRLIN